A stretch of Gossypium hirsutum isolate 1008001.06 chromosome A06, Gossypium_hirsutum_v2.1, whole genome shotgun sequence DNA encodes these proteins:
- the LOC107962588 gene encoding CCR4-NOT transcription complex subunit 10 isoform X1 — MDSRDSSSSPAPNRDSSAGEDDGVLPVTAALAKEAALHFQSRNFSECVDVLDQLKLKKEGDPKVLHNIAIAEFFRDACSDPKKLLEVLNNVKKRSEELVHASGEQAESGSNDGNKFTSGSKGSGTTIQQFSSSDSASVIYTVESDASVAALNIAVIWFHLHEYSKALSVLEPLYQNIEPIDETTALHICLLLLDVVLACRDASKAADVLNYLEKAFGVGNVNQGENGNMTTTLQSTNLVGKSSSVPSSSFVSDASSSDLAASVNASENPLSRTLSEDRLDEMFSTLDIGGQNLPRPTDLTSANDHARITVDRSISGVDLKLMLQLYKVRFLLLTRNVKLAKREVKHAMNIARGRDSSMALLLKAQLEYARGNHRKAIKLLMASSNRTDAATSSMLNNNLGCIYYKLGKYHTSAVFFSKALSVCSSLRKEKPLKLLTFSQDKSLFITYNCGLQYLACGKPILAARCFQKASSIFYKRPHLWLRLAECCLMAVEKGLVKGSQTPSDKSEIRANVIGKGRWRKLLIEYGVSRNGHVDSVEKNGWALGGDVQPKLSLSLARQCLYNALHLLNRSEWSNSKSVLPSNSSVEKSESRDGASSKNLIHKKLPVIESRASTMLVGLVNSNGDLKESKGGANQEIVQNSISYYEDIHRRENQMIKQALLANLAYVELELDNPLKALSAALLLLELPGCSRIYIFLGHVYAAEALCLLNKPREAAEHLAIYLSGGNNIELPFSQDDCEQWRVEKPVDCEEPIGGAAAAKNPSHEGLQEFMFLKPEEARGALCTNLAAVSAIQGELERAHHFVTQALSLVPNSSKATMTAIYVDLMLGKSQEALPKLKHGSHVRFLPSSLQLNKSS; from the exons ATGGATTCGCGAGATTCATCATCGTCGCCGGCTCCAAATCGAGATAGTTCCGCCGGCGAAGACGATGGCGTCCTTCCCGTTACTGCTGCACTCGCTAAAGAAGCCGCTCTTCACTTCCAGTCTAGAAATTTCTCCGAGTGCGTCGATGTGTTGGATCAGCTAAAGTTGAAAAAGGAAGGCGATCCAaag GTTCTTCATAATATTGCAATTGCGGAATTTTTTCGGGATGCTTGCTCAGATCCAAAGAAGTTGCTTGAAGTCCTTAACAATGTCAAG AAGAGAAGTGAGGAGCTTGTTCATGCATCTGGGGAACAGGCAGAGTCTGGTAGCAATGATGGTAATAAATTTACTTCAGGCTCAAAAGGAAGTGGTACAACTATTCAGCAGTTTTCTTCTTCAGATAGCGCCAGTGTTATCTACACAGTTGAATCTGATGCCTCTGTGGCTGCACTAAACATA GCAGTCATTTGGTTCCACCTTCATGAATACTCAAAGGCATTATCAGTTCTTGAACCTCTGTATCAAAACATTGAACCAATAGATgag ACAACAGCCCTTCATATCTGCTTATTGCTGCTGGATGTTGTGTTAGCTTGCCGTGATGCTTCGAAAGCTGCT gatgttttaaattatttggaaaaAGCATTTGGTGTTGGCAATGTGAACCAAGGGGAAAATGGTAACATGACCACCACCCTGCAATCCACGAATCTAGTTGGAAAATCTTCCTCTGTTCCTAGCAGCTCTTTCGTCTCAGATGCATCTAGTTCAGACTTAGCTGCTAGTGTAAATGCCTCTGAGAATCCTCTATCTAGAACTTTATCAGAAGACCGACTGGATGAAATGTTTTCAACCCTGGATATTGGTGGACAGAACTTACCACGGCCTACTGATCTTACATCTGCAAATGATCATGCCCGGATCACGGTTGATAGATCAATCTCTGGTGTTGATTTAAAGCTGATGTTGCAACTTTACAAGGTTCGGTTTTTGCTGCTCACTAGAAATGTAAAGCTAGCAAAACGCGAAGTGAAGCATGCTATGAACATTGCTCGAGGGAGAGATTCATCTATGGCTCTCCTTTTGAAGGCCCAGCTTGAGTATGCTCGTGGAAACCATCGAAAAGCCATCAAGTTGTTGATGGCATCAAGTAATCGGACAGATGCAGCAACTTCAAGCATGCTCAATAACAATCTAGGCTGCATTTACTATAAGCTTGGGAAGTATCATACATCTGCAGTTTTCTTTTCCAAGGCACTCAGTGTTTGTTCATCTCTTCGTAAGGAGAAGCCTCTAAAGCTATTAACATTCTCACAGGACAAATCTCTGTTCATAACATATAACTGTGGGTTGCAGTACTTGGCATGTGGGAAACCGATACTTGCTGCTCGCTGTTTCCAGAAAGCAAGTTCAATTTTCTACAAAAGACCCCACTTGTGGCTTCGGCTTGCTGAATGTTGTCTAATGGCTGTAGAAAAAGGACTTGTAAAAGGAAGTCAAACTCCATCAGACAAATCAGAAATTAGAGCCAATGTTATTGGCAAGGGTAGGTGGAGGAAACTTCTAATAGAATATGGGGTTTCAAGAAATGGACATGTAGATTCTGTTGAAAAGAATGGTTGGGCTTTAGGTGGTGATGTGCAGCCTAAACTTTCATTATCCCTTGCTAGGCAGTGTCTCTATAATGCATTGCACTTGCTGAACCGTTCAGAATGGAGTAATTCTAAATCTGTTTTACCCTCCAATTCATCCGTGGAGAAGAGTGAATCAAGAGATGGTGCGTCTTCCAAGAACCTAATCCATAAGAAGTTACCTGTCATCGAATCCAGGGCTTCAACCATGTTAGTTGGTCTAGTTAACTCAAATGGAGATTTGAAAGAGTCAAAGGGGGGAGCTAATCAGGAGATTGTTCAGAACTCCATCTCCTATTATGAAGATATTCACAGAAGAGAAAATCAGATGATTAAGCAAGCTCTTCTTGCTAATCTGGCATATGTAGAGTTAGAACTAGATAATCCTTTGAAGGCCCTCTCTGCTGCACTATTGCTGTTAGAACTACCAGGTTGTTCAAGAATTTATATCTTTCTTGGTCACGTCTATGCCGCAGAGGCTCTTTGCTTACTGAACAAACCTAGGGAAGCTGCGGAGCATTTGGCCATTTATTTGTCTGGGGGCAATAACATTGAATTGCCGTTTAGTCAAGATGACTGTGAGCAGTGGCGAGTAGAAAAACCTGTTGATTGCGAAGAACCAATTGGAGGAGCGGCAGCTGCCAAGAATCCTTCTCATGAGGGCTTGCAGGAATTCATGTTTCTGAAGCCAGAAGAGGCACGTGGAGCGCTTTGTACTAATCTTGCCGCTGTGTCTGCAATACAAGGTGAACTTGAGCGGGCCCACCATTTTGTGACACAAGCGTTGTCCCTGGTACCAAACAGCAGCAAAGCCACTATGACTGCAATTTACGTCGATCTCATGCTCGGTAAGTCACAAGAAGCTCTGCCCAAGTTAAAACATGGTAGTCACGTCAGATTCCTTCCCAGCAGTCTACAGTTGAATAAATCCTCTTAA
- the LOC107962588 gene encoding CCR4-NOT transcription complex subunit 10 isoform X2, which translates to MDSRDSSSSPAPNRDSSAGEDDGVLPVTAALAKEAALHFQSRNFSECVDVLDQLKLKKEGDPKVLHNIAIAEFFRDACSDPKKLLEVLNNVKRSEELVHASGEQAESGSNDGNKFTSGSKGSGTTIQQFSSSDSASVIYTVESDASVAALNIAVIWFHLHEYSKALSVLEPLYQNIEPIDETTALHICLLLLDVVLACRDASKAADVLNYLEKAFGVGNVNQGENGNMTTTLQSTNLVGKSSSVPSSSFVSDASSSDLAASVNASENPLSRTLSEDRLDEMFSTLDIGGQNLPRPTDLTSANDHARITVDRSISGVDLKLMLQLYKVRFLLLTRNVKLAKREVKHAMNIARGRDSSMALLLKAQLEYARGNHRKAIKLLMASSNRTDAATSSMLNNNLGCIYYKLGKYHTSAVFFSKALSVCSSLRKEKPLKLLTFSQDKSLFITYNCGLQYLACGKPILAARCFQKASSIFYKRPHLWLRLAECCLMAVEKGLVKGSQTPSDKSEIRANVIGKGRWRKLLIEYGVSRNGHVDSVEKNGWALGGDVQPKLSLSLARQCLYNALHLLNRSEWSNSKSVLPSNSSVEKSESRDGASSKNLIHKKLPVIESRASTMLVGLVNSNGDLKESKGGANQEIVQNSISYYEDIHRRENQMIKQALLANLAYVELELDNPLKALSAALLLLELPGCSRIYIFLGHVYAAEALCLLNKPREAAEHLAIYLSGGNNIELPFSQDDCEQWRVEKPVDCEEPIGGAAAAKNPSHEGLQEFMFLKPEEARGALCTNLAAVSAIQGELERAHHFVTQALSLVPNSSKATMTAIYVDLMLGKSQEALPKLKHGSHVRFLPSSLQLNKSS; encoded by the exons ATGGATTCGCGAGATTCATCATCGTCGCCGGCTCCAAATCGAGATAGTTCCGCCGGCGAAGACGATGGCGTCCTTCCCGTTACTGCTGCACTCGCTAAAGAAGCCGCTCTTCACTTCCAGTCTAGAAATTTCTCCGAGTGCGTCGATGTGTTGGATCAGCTAAAGTTGAAAAAGGAAGGCGATCCAaag GTTCTTCATAATATTGCAATTGCGGAATTTTTTCGGGATGCTTGCTCAGATCCAAAGAAGTTGCTTGAAGTCCTTAACAATGTCAAG AGAAGTGAGGAGCTTGTTCATGCATCTGGGGAACAGGCAGAGTCTGGTAGCAATGATGGTAATAAATTTACTTCAGGCTCAAAAGGAAGTGGTACAACTATTCAGCAGTTTTCTTCTTCAGATAGCGCCAGTGTTATCTACACAGTTGAATCTGATGCCTCTGTGGCTGCACTAAACATA GCAGTCATTTGGTTCCACCTTCATGAATACTCAAAGGCATTATCAGTTCTTGAACCTCTGTATCAAAACATTGAACCAATAGATgag ACAACAGCCCTTCATATCTGCTTATTGCTGCTGGATGTTGTGTTAGCTTGCCGTGATGCTTCGAAAGCTGCT gatgttttaaattatttggaaaaAGCATTTGGTGTTGGCAATGTGAACCAAGGGGAAAATGGTAACATGACCACCACCCTGCAATCCACGAATCTAGTTGGAAAATCTTCCTCTGTTCCTAGCAGCTCTTTCGTCTCAGATGCATCTAGTTCAGACTTAGCTGCTAGTGTAAATGCCTCTGAGAATCCTCTATCTAGAACTTTATCAGAAGACCGACTGGATGAAATGTTTTCAACCCTGGATATTGGTGGACAGAACTTACCACGGCCTACTGATCTTACATCTGCAAATGATCATGCCCGGATCACGGTTGATAGATCAATCTCTGGTGTTGATTTAAAGCTGATGTTGCAACTTTACAAGGTTCGGTTTTTGCTGCTCACTAGAAATGTAAAGCTAGCAAAACGCGAAGTGAAGCATGCTATGAACATTGCTCGAGGGAGAGATTCATCTATGGCTCTCCTTTTGAAGGCCCAGCTTGAGTATGCTCGTGGAAACCATCGAAAAGCCATCAAGTTGTTGATGGCATCAAGTAATCGGACAGATGCAGCAACTTCAAGCATGCTCAATAACAATCTAGGCTGCATTTACTATAAGCTTGGGAAGTATCATACATCTGCAGTTTTCTTTTCCAAGGCACTCAGTGTTTGTTCATCTCTTCGTAAGGAGAAGCCTCTAAAGCTATTAACATTCTCACAGGACAAATCTCTGTTCATAACATATAACTGTGGGTTGCAGTACTTGGCATGTGGGAAACCGATACTTGCTGCTCGCTGTTTCCAGAAAGCAAGTTCAATTTTCTACAAAAGACCCCACTTGTGGCTTCGGCTTGCTGAATGTTGTCTAATGGCTGTAGAAAAAGGACTTGTAAAAGGAAGTCAAACTCCATCAGACAAATCAGAAATTAGAGCCAATGTTATTGGCAAGGGTAGGTGGAGGAAACTTCTAATAGAATATGGGGTTTCAAGAAATGGACATGTAGATTCTGTTGAAAAGAATGGTTGGGCTTTAGGTGGTGATGTGCAGCCTAAACTTTCATTATCCCTTGCTAGGCAGTGTCTCTATAATGCATTGCACTTGCTGAACCGTTCAGAATGGAGTAATTCTAAATCTGTTTTACCCTCCAATTCATCCGTGGAGAAGAGTGAATCAAGAGATGGTGCGTCTTCCAAGAACCTAATCCATAAGAAGTTACCTGTCATCGAATCCAGGGCTTCAACCATGTTAGTTGGTCTAGTTAACTCAAATGGAGATTTGAAAGAGTCAAAGGGGGGAGCTAATCAGGAGATTGTTCAGAACTCCATCTCCTATTATGAAGATATTCACAGAAGAGAAAATCAGATGATTAAGCAAGCTCTTCTTGCTAATCTGGCATATGTAGAGTTAGAACTAGATAATCCTTTGAAGGCCCTCTCTGCTGCACTATTGCTGTTAGAACTACCAGGTTGTTCAAGAATTTATATCTTTCTTGGTCACGTCTATGCCGCAGAGGCTCTTTGCTTACTGAACAAACCTAGGGAAGCTGCGGAGCATTTGGCCATTTATTTGTCTGGGGGCAATAACATTGAATTGCCGTTTAGTCAAGATGACTGTGAGCAGTGGCGAGTAGAAAAACCTGTTGATTGCGAAGAACCAATTGGAGGAGCGGCAGCTGCCAAGAATCCTTCTCATGAGGGCTTGCAGGAATTCATGTTTCTGAAGCCAGAAGAGGCACGTGGAGCGCTTTGTACTAATCTTGCCGCTGTGTCTGCAATACAAGGTGAACTTGAGCGGGCCCACCATTTTGTGACACAAGCGTTGTCCCTGGTACCAAACAGCAGCAAAGCCACTATGACTGCAATTTACGTCGATCTCATGCTCGGTAAGTCACAAGAAGCTCTGCCCAAGTTAAAACATGGTAGTCACGTCAGATTCCTTCCCAGCAGTCTACAGTTGAATAAATCCTCTTAA